From Polycladomyces subterraneus:
GCCCATTCGGGTACGTGCTAACCGGGTGGGACGGGCTGATGACACAGCCCTAGCTTGAGGGTTGCCCGAAACAGAAATGGACTGAGGGCGTTAACCACTCAAGAATCACGGCTTTAGCCGTGTGGAGTGTCAATCATCCGTGATACAGGAAATTGATGATAAATGCTGCTGTAATCAGATACAAAAAGAAATTCATTTCTTTGTATTTCCCCGTCAATGTTTTCAACACCGTATAACTGACGAAGCCGAAGGCCAATCCTTCTGCGATGCTGGAAGTCAACGGCATCAGGATGATGGTCAAAAACGCCGGAACAGTATCGGTGAAATCATCGAACGAAAGGTTCTTGATCTCACTCAGCATCAGCGAGCCGACCAGAATCAGTGCTGGTGCAGTGGCCACCGAGGGGATCAGCATAATCAACGGTGTCAAAAACAGGCTCAGCAGAAACAGACCCGCCACTACCACTGCGGTGAGACCAGTTCGCCCACCTTCAGAGATACCGGCGGCATTCTCGATATAAGCGTTGAGTGCAGTGGAGCCGAACGTGGCACTCATCATCGTACCCACGGCATCTGCTTGCAGTGCGCGGTTCAAATTGGGGATATCGCCATTTTTGTCCATCAATCCCGCTTTTTTGGACAAGCCGATCAATGTGGCCAGGTTGTCAAACAGCTCCACGATCGTAAAAGAGAATATAATGGAAAAAATACCGTAATGAATGGCGGCCATGATGTCCAATTTCCCAAGCGTGGTGGTGATGTCCGGCATGGTGAACGTCATCACGTCGGACAATCGGTGTGGTACCGGAGTCACGCCGAATGCCATTGCCAACAGGGTGGTGACCAAAATGCTAATGATCATGGCCCCTTTGATGTTACGCGCCATCAGGATAACAGCCACCAACAGACCGATCATGGTCAGGATCGGGCCAGGTTGTGTCACTTGACCCAGCGAGACGAAGGTGGCAGGACTCTTCACGATGATGCCTGCGTTTTTCAGCCCGATAAATGCGATAAACAGTCCAATGCCCACCACGATGGCGGACCGAAGCACTTCTGGCACGGCTGCCACCAGTCTACGGCGTATCCCGGTCACTGTCAGCAGGAAAAAGACGAGTCCGGAGATAAAGACGGCACCAAGAGCGGTCTGCCAACTCAACCCTTGTCCAAGTACAACACTGTAGGTGAAAAAGGCATTCAGCCCCATACCGGGTGCGATGGCCACCGGAAAATTGGCCCACAATCCGAAAAGCAGTGTACAAAAAACACTGGCGAAAATGGTGGCGGCGATAGCTCCCTCCTTGGGAATGCCGGCGTCGGACAAAATTTGCGGGTTAACAAAGATGATGTAGCACATCGTCATAAAAGTGGTGAGACCCGCAAAAAGTTCCGTTTTGACGTCGGTTTTCCGCTCAGACAATCGGAAAAATCGGTCCAAAAATCCTTGGGTGTTTTGCGACATTTCCGTTACCGCCATGGATTGCGGCGTTTCCACTTGTGAATCGGCCATGGGAAATCCTCCTTTTTGCCTATGATGTCCAACATCTCCCGATATTGCCGATTACCGGATGACCGCGGATTCCCATTTCCCTCGACCGAAACCGTGGCCAACCTTTGACGGCTTTTCAGATGGGAAATCGAACCTATGAGGCTGTCTCATCATGGTTTCACTTTGCTATGTTACTACAAAGATCGGAAGGGAATCTACCATTTGAAGTCAGATTGTCATGGAAAAATCACGTTTATACCCCATATATACCCGAGTCTATTTACTTAAATATGATATATACAAGAAGAGTATATTTAAATAAGTAATAAAATGGGAATGGGATCGCAATTAACAACATTGATCTGAAGGAATAGGTGATTCAAAAACAGCCGAAATTTCGGTAAAATAGAATTGAACAGAATGGTCGGTTCATTTTGTAGACTGCCCGATAATGAATGATTATTCATTCATCAATCAGTGGAGGGTGTTCCATGACGAATAACGAACGCATATGGTGGCGCAGTTATCCTTTGGAAGTTCCGAAGCATCTGGATGTCCCTGATGTGACGCTGACCCGATTGCTGTTGTCGGCAGCAGAGGAGTTTCCTGACCGGGAAGCAATTTATTTCATGGGAAAACGCATTACCTATCGGCAATTGTTGTCGGATGTATCCCGTTTTGCCCGGGCGCTGCAATCCCTCGGTGTCCGAAAAGGCGATCGTGTGGCGATTATGTTGCCCAACTCCCCCCAAGCGGTGATTGCGTACTACGGGGCTTTGATGATCGGAACCGTCGTCGTGCAAACCAATCCCATGTACATGGAGCGGGAGTTGGAGCACCAACTGTGTGATTCCGGAGCGGAGACTATCATCTGTCTGGATTTACTCTATCCCAAAGTGGCCAGTGTCAAGGAACAGACGCGTCTTTCCCGCATCATTGTGACTCGGATCGGGGATTATCTGCCTTGGCCGAAAAATTGGTTGTATCCGCTGAAGTTGTGGAAGGACGGCAATCATGTGAACGTGCCGTATCATGAACAGGAAGTCTTTCGTTTTTCACGGCTGCTAAAGAAAGCGCTTGCAAAACCGGTGGAAGATGTCAACGTTGAAGCCGATGATTTGGCTTTGTTACAGTATACCGGCGGAACGACCGGTTTGCCCAAAGGAGCGATGCTCACTCATCGCAATCTCGTGTTCAATGCGGTTCAGTGCGCCCATTGGACGCATGATTGCCGACTCGGTGAGGAGAAGGTGCTGGGAATACTACCCTTCTTTCATGTATACGGCATGACCGTGGTGATGAATTTCAGCGTTTACATGGCGGCTACCATGATTCTTGCCCCTCGGTTCGACGTGGATGAAGTGCTGAGACTGATCAACGAAGAAAAGCCCACTGTGTTCCCGGGTGCGCCGACGATGTATATTGCGTTGATCAACCATCCTGACATCAGCCGATATGATTTGTCTTCGATCCGTGCCTGTCTGAGCGGTTCCGCTCCGTTGCCGGTCGAGGTGCAGCAACGGTTCGAAGAGCTGACCGGCGGTCGCTTGGTGGAAGGATACGGTTTGACGGAAGCATCGCCCGTCACCCATGCCAACCCGATTTGGGGACGTCGGAAAACTGGCAGCATCGGTTTGCCGTGGCCTAACACGGATTGTCGGATCGTCGATCCAAGTACGGGGGAAGTGCTGCCTTTAGGCAGTGTTGGTGAACTGCAGGTAAAAGGTCCGCAAGTGATGAAGGGATATTGGAACCGACCGGAAGAGACGGCGCAAGTGTTGAAGGACGGCTGGCTGTCCACCGGCGACATCGCGACGATGGACGAGGATGGGTATTTCTACATATTGGATAGAAAAAAAGACATGATCATCGCCAGTGGTTACAACATCTATCCAAGGGAAATTGAAGAGGTGCTGTACGAGCATCCGGCGATAAAGGAAGCCGCCGTCATCGGCGTTCCCGATCCGTATCGCGGAGAGACGGTGAAAGCGTTTGTCGTTTTGAAGGAAGGCCACCAGGTGACAGAGAAAGAGCTGGAGCAATTTTGCCGTGCCAAGCTGGCTCGGTACAAAATTCCGAGACAGTATGAGTTTCGTTCTGAATTGCCCAAAAGTGCGGTGGGCAAGGTGCTGCGCCGTGTATTGATTGAGGAGGAGAAGAAAAAAGCCGCATTTACACCGGAAAACACCAAAACAGGGAATGGTTAAAAACTTTGCTATCAAACTGGGGCTGTGTTGGATCACAGCCTTTTTTTTCGTAGAAATATACCGATTTGTTGGTATGAATTGAATAAATTGGATGTCACGGCTGGAAAAGGGTTTGTTATAATAGCGAGGTGTTTGAAAACCAAATGAGTTAGGGCACAAAGTGGGAAGGAGCGGCTCACATGCCTATCATACGTACTTTCATCGGCATGTCGGCCTGTCTTTTAACCCTTGTGGCAGTGGGATGGCACCAACCGTCTTTCAATAATCCGACTCAGGATCGAGGAGTTAGCCAGCAAGCGATACAGATGAAGTTCAATTCCTACCGTGTGATGCAACAACCCCGTATTTCTGCAAAGATCTC
This genomic window contains:
- a CDS encoding NCS2 family permease yields the protein MAVTEMSQNTQGFLDRFFRLSERKTDVKTELFAGLTTFMTMCYIIFVNPQILSDAGIPKEGAIAATIFASVFCTLLFGLWANFPVAIAPGMGLNAFFTYSVVLGQGLSWQTALGAVFISGLVFFLLTVTGIRRRLVAAVPEVLRSAIVVGIGLFIAFIGLKNAGIIVKSPATFVSLGQVTQPGPILTMIGLLVAVILMARNIKGAMIISILVTTLLAMAFGVTPVPHRLSDVMTFTMPDITTTLGKLDIMAAIHYGIFSIIFSFTIVELFDNLATLIGLSKKAGLMDKNGDIPNLNRALQADAVGTMMSATFGSTALNAYIENAAGISEGGRTGLTAVVVAGLFLLSLFLTPLIMLIPSVATAPALILVGSLMLSEIKNLSFDDFTDTVPAFLTIILMPLTSSIAEGLAFGFVSYTVLKTLTGKYKEMNFFLYLITAAFIINFLYHG
- a CDS encoding long-chain-fatty-acid--CoA ligase, which gives rise to MTNNERIWWRSYPLEVPKHLDVPDVTLTRLLLSAAEEFPDREAIYFMGKRITYRQLLSDVSRFARALQSLGVRKGDRVAIMLPNSPQAVIAYYGALMIGTVVVQTNPMYMERELEHQLCDSGAETIICLDLLYPKVASVKEQTRLSRIIVTRIGDYLPWPKNWLYPLKLWKDGNHVNVPYHEQEVFRFSRLLKKALAKPVEDVNVEADDLALLQYTGGTTGLPKGAMLTHRNLVFNAVQCAHWTHDCRLGEEKVLGILPFFHVYGMTVVMNFSVYMAATMILAPRFDVDEVLRLINEEKPTVFPGAPTMYIALINHPDISRYDLSSIRACLSGSAPLPVEVQQRFEELTGGRLVEGYGLTEASPVTHANPIWGRRKTGSIGLPWPNTDCRIVDPSTGEVLPLGSVGELQVKGPQVMKGYWNRPEETAQVLKDGWLSTGDIATMDEDGYFYILDRKKDMIIASGYNIYPREIEEVLYEHPAIKEAAVIGVPDPYRGETVKAFVVLKEGHQVTEKELEQFCRAKLARYKIPRQYEFRSELPKSAVGKVLRRVLIEEEKKKAAFTPENTKTGNG